From the Gossypium hirsutum isolate 1008001.06 chromosome A02, Gossypium_hirsutum_v2.1, whole genome shotgun sequence genome, the window CATGGTACTCACACAGCAACTACGGCTGCCGGGTCAGCTGTGCCTAATGCCAACTTACTAGGATATGCTTCCGGGACGGCACGCGGGATGGCTTCACATGCCCGAGTGGCCATCTACAAGGTGTGTTGGCTTAAAGGGTGTTTTATCTCTGATATTACGGCAGGCATGGATAGAGCTATTGCGGATGGTGTCGATATTATGTCAATGTCAATTGGCGGTCATATAACAGAGTACTATCTTGACATTATCGCCATTGGAGCATTCACAGCAGCTGCGCATGGAATTTTTGTATCTTGTTCAGCAGGAAATGAAGGACCTGAAGCAGGCAGCTTGTTAAATGTTGCGCCATGGATAACAACCGTTGGTGCTGGAACATTAGACCGTGATTTCCCAGCCTCTATTACTCTCGGAAACAACATGAGATACACTGGGGTGACACTTTATAATGGAAAACAGTTATCTAATTCCACGGTGCCATTAGTTTATGGTGGTAGTGTGAGTAATTCCAGTAGTAGAAGTCTTTGCATGGATGGAAGTTTGATTCCAGAAAAGGTTAGGGGGAAAATTGTGGTATGCGATCGAGGGGGGAGTGACAGGGTTGAAAAAGGAGTGGTGGTGAAGGCTGCTGGTGGTGTAGGGATGATTTTGGCAAACACTTTAAATTTTGGTGAAGAGCTACTTGCCGATGCACATCTCTTACCTTCAGCAGCCGTTGGTCAGATAGCTGGGGATTCAATCAAGAAATATATATCTTCTGATCCCAATCCAACAGCCACAATTGGTCCTGGAACCACAATGTTAGGTGTTCAACCATCTCCCGTGGTTGCAGCATTTAGTTCAAGAGGTCCGAATCCGGTCACTCCAGCAATATTTAAACCAGACATTATTGCACCAGGAGTCAATATCCTTGCAGGATGGACTGGTGAGGTTGGCCCGACCGGATTGGCCATCGACCAAAGGCATGTAAACTTCAATATCGTTTCAGGCACATCAATGTCTTGTCCCCATGTTAGTGGTTTAGCTGCAATTCTCAGAGCTGCTCATCCTGAATGGAGTCCAGCAGCCATTAAATCTGCCCTCATGACCACAGCCTACTCAACTTACCCAAATGGTGAAAAGATTAAAGATGTTGCCACAGGGGGACCAGCAACACCATTTGATTATGGTGCCGGGCATGTTGATCCAATCGCAGCCCTCGACCCTGGCCTTATCTATGACACCACCATCGACGACTATCTTGGTTTTCTTTGTGCGCTGAACTACACATCTAGTCAAATTAAAGCCACTACGCAAACAAATTTCACTTGTCAGAAAAGCAAAAAGTACACCCTGGGAGATTTTAATTATCCATCCTTCTCTGTTCCCTTCCAAACTGGGTCGCGCAGCACCGTGAAATATACAAGGACCATTACAAATGTGGGTGTACCAGCAACATACAAGATTTCACTGTATTCGCAGACACAAGCAGTGAAAATGTCGGTTGTGCCAGCAATATTAAGTTTCAGTGCACAATACGAGAAGCAGAGCTATACAGTGACATTCAGAGCTATTTCTATGCCACCTGGTTCAACTGGCTTTGCCCGTCTGGAATGGTCCGATGGTAAGCACATTGTTCGTAGTCCAATAGCTTACATCTGGACATAACAGGGCTGTCCACTGCTCTCTCTTGCAGTATAATGAACCCATCTTATACTAATATCATAGCAATGTAAGGACAAGGTGGGTGAATAATTGTACAGTGAGCTTCCTGTATGAGGAACTGGCATATGAAATTATACTAGATTCATAGTTATAATTTGCCTTGTATGAATCTTATGATGCAGTATTAGGGATCATCCTTCCATCGAACAActcatattttattatctaaCTCGATTTTACAGTATAATTAATTGCATAACATAGCACATAataataaacttgaattatttaaaattattttgaattttttgttataTCCGAATCAAATTTTGCTCACTAAATAAAGGACGGGTATAATTCGTAAGATGTCCcctgaattttgaaaattttataattatgtcCTTGCAATGAAACATGACAAATGCCTGGCATTTATATTTAGGCCAAACTTCAATCACCAAAATCTGCTATTCCTATGCCTATGCCTATGCCTATGCCTATGCATTTGACCGTCCTTTCTTTCCTGACGTTTTAAATATAAAGGTCTCCGTCTCTCGCGCTTTTTAATTTCCTCTTCCTTTCAAATTCAAATCTTATTAGATTTCTTTGATCTGCGCCTTCGGTTCCGGAAATTTTATAGGAACTTAAGATtcttttttcaagaaaaaaactCGGATAATGCTGATTGGTTtcatttaattgttattaattgattaattaattgaagCCAAGGTTTTTCCTCCTCCTTTTGAAATGGCTTCGACTCTTGATCGGTGGGAAAAAGATCCCTTCTTCGCTGTTGCTGAAGAAGTCCAGCAATCTGCTGACAGGTAAATAATCTCCTTTTCTTATTTAGGATTCTTTTACTTTGAATCGTGAATTTGATTCCTAGATTATAAAATTAAGATTTAGAATTTCAATTAGTCAATAACCGGTTGAAACTTTGGTTTGTTTCGCGTTTCATAGGATGGAATCGACATATAGGACATGGATACACGCGATAAAAGATGGTTCTTCTACATGGAATTTAGAGGAACTTGGCAGGGATCTACATACTGCTCTTAGCACTACCAAATGGCAGGTCATCTTAAGCATTCTTTCATTTTCCTTAGGACCGATTGGTTCATGAATTGGCTCAGGATTTAGAGAAATTTAATCTGTTTTGCAGTTAGAGGAGTTTGAAAAAGCTGTTCAATCGAGTTACTATGGGAATTCAAGTGAGGAAGCAAGAGATCGGCATCGTGAATTTATAGTAGCAATTAAGAACCAGAATTTAAAGATTGAAAAATATTTACAGGAATCAGCTAGTTCTGAGGGTAAGTCACCAGTGCCTTGGGTGCATTTGGATGAAGGTGAATGCAATGAACTCGCATTATTTTTGTCCGCACCGCCTCTACCCGGAGACAAGAAGCTTCCTCCTAGGGTTCACGGTAGAGCTAGTGATCTTCGGCGAGGAATCAATAGAGAATCAGCGCCAGATTTCTTGAAGAATGCAAGTCAGTCTATTGAGTTCAGCTCATCTGAGGTTAACAACGAGAAGTCATATGGGCATAGGAGGACAGCTAGTGCTAGTCCTGACATTGGTGCTTGGAAGATTGCAATTGTTGATGATGTTTTACAGCAAAACTCTTCCAATGGTCAACGCTTTATTCCACCACGAAGGGTGCCAAGCTCCGGTGCCCTGAGTTCCACGGAATCTGCAGTCAAGGGGCAGTGGTCAAAGAATGGCATCAGGAAGTCGGCAACGGCTCGTCATCAAGAGTCTGATGCAGAGTTTTCGAGACCTCCTGAGTTGGCTAGGGTGAATGTCAATCCAACTTCTGTACTAAACTAAATATAGTTTTTGATATTTATAAGTTTCGTCCATTAGTGTTTATAAGTTTCATCCCACAGGGCAATGGTGAATGCTGTGAAAAGAGTAGCGGTTGTGTAGATTGCAATGATAAGCAACCTATTGGCTGGTATGGGGCTATTAAAAGACGGCTTCAAAGGTCTAAGTATCAATTAAAAAATAGTCGTCCCGCTCAAATAGCAATTTGGGCTTTCCTCGTCATTTGCTTGATTGGTGAGCTTTCCtgaaattctaattaattttttcttccttttttgggTTTGTTGTTCAATACTTTCGGTTTATCTGTTTATGGACAAAGTTTACATGCTATTCCtcattaattcatttttttttatactttcttTGTTAGTAGAGGCATTTCATTCTTTGGCTGTTTATCTGTGCTTTGTTCTACTTAACTTGAATGCTGAATTCTCATTGGTATGGAGAATAAGAGCAATATATTGTGCGGAGTGACTGGAAGTGAAGAACATGTTCCCCCTAAGACCAGTAACAAATAGAAATGCATATCTAAGCCCATAGGACCTTAGATTCCTCATTTCATGATATTAGAACCAAGATTAAGTGCGTTGATGCGTTGCTGCAATAAAGTTAGTTGTTTGCTTCGCCTTTTTGCAGtatcatttgaaatttagttcaccAAGTCTGAACTTGATTTTATCCTATACGCAGTTTTGATTGTATTGCAGACAATATGAAAAGGACACGCATTATCTTGGACCGGCATTTTACAGTCGCCGGCGAATTATTTGGTTGAAAGTGGTTTGAGGAGTATATGTTGTGCATATTATGCTTTCACCGGAATCTATGCCCAGCTACATCTTGGGTGAAGGTAGCATGATGGAAAGCAAGAGCACCTTTTCTTCCTGCTCTTTCCCTCCACTGCTTCTTGCCTCTCCCTTCCAACTTCAATTTTTCCAATGAAGGGCAGGGCTCTTTGTTCAGTAAGGATCAGAGGGATTCTAGAGTTGAACTGAGGCTGTCGGATCATTTAATAATATGTCATAAGTCCCTGTACCTTTCGTAAGTTTGAAATTTAGTctatgtacttttatttttaagaatttagtctctctGCTTTACAAGTTTAAAAATTCAGGTACAactattgaaattattttgttaaatcaaGGTTCattacaacattttttttattatattagtaccaagtgagtattttaaataaaaatatatggattaaatttcaaattaagaaaaatacagggacttatggcatattttatttttaagtcctttttcctttttggatGGTACATTGTATTAATATAACGCTTGTATTTTTCAGTCTCCCTTTAACCAGCTTCttcttttatatgtatagatatatattctttctttcttttcaatttgtaACATAGTaggattcttttttcttttctgccATATTGCTTTCCTGTTGTAATGATAATTGAATATGATAACTCTCATTCTTATATAATCATCAACAACAATAACCAAAAGGACAAGTGAAGATAAAATGAAAGGAACAACCGACCATCATTGTAAACATTCTATGCCAACAATTATTTTAAGGGAAGAAGGGGCATGTTGAGGTTGAACTTGAAAACCAAACTGATTACAGCACTTATGAGCTTAGTGTGAGGTATCTGTAACAGAAATAGGAACCAGCAACCAGGAGTGGGGCAGCGAACTCGACGACTGCCGCATATTTAGGCGTCAGGTCATCCTTGATCACGAATGCACTCATCTCTTTCTTTTTGGGCTCCTCGGTTGAACCAACCTGTTCATTATTCTTTGAAGTGTGACCCTGGAGAACACCAATCTGATACTTGAGGAGCAAATTCTGAGCTGACTTGCTATGTCCGATATCGTTGAATTCTTTCGTCGCATCCTTCCCTGCTGATTCCAACAACACCTCTTCTCCTCCTGGATGTTCTTCCATGAACTTTGTCACGTTCAGAACCTGAAAGAATCAGTCAAGTCTCTGATTATTTGTCAACATAAATAAGTAAAGATAATTGGGTGAGTAAAGAGAGCCGGGTTACTCGGCCATCGATGACAAGCCAACAGTCGTTCTTGGATTTGTGTCGAGACACTTCTGAGAGGGTGTAAACTGTGTGTCCAGCCATTGTtgttgtaaacaaaaaaaaaaaaaaaagactgaaAATGGAATGGCTTGTGCTTACACGAAGGGGAAAGTGGTTTATATTAGAGAAGTGAGGAAGGATAAAAGACAGATGGGGTTGAAATTAGGGTAGCAAAGGGTTTGTCTCTGCATGCCACCTACCAAACTTGGTGATGGAGAAGAGGAGGATATGCACGTGATGAGTGAAACTCCAACTAAGATTCCTCGGCTGTGTCTCTTGTGAGTTAATAATATATGTTGTTGTTAAGTGAGGTGTAGCTACAAGTTGATGAAGAAAACAACTTGGAAGGGTAGGCTGGTTAGGTAACCCACTTAATCATCTCAAATAGGACTTATAAATTTAAGGCAAAAACACATTTCTAGTccttatcaattttaaaattgagcaAAATGGTCCCTCTCATAAAAATTGGAATAATTTAACTCCAATTAATTTCGAAAGTGAGCAGATAAAAACAATTAATCATTACgttaatattttctatcaattgtacctaatttttattggtatattaacaaatttagcatttgatgtttatatattttgtataaatgttgACAAAATGCGTACATTtataggttaaatgtgttaaaCCATAACTAATTTGACAAAATGTATAAAtgttataggctaaatttgttaaatttattattatatcaataaaatgtATAAACTTTAAAGATTAAATAggttattatatcaataaaaatatatataattaaggaAAACATTAcattttgaattaattatcagattttcaaaattaacaaaaattaaattatttaatattaaaattgagaGGTTTTATCAATAGTTAATTACTACTTTGTAACGCACCACCTCAATCTCTTAAATTGATTTTaagatttatatacttttttaagTTGGGGGTTTCATATTCAAGCATTTAATGTGGACCTTCTTTTAATGTAAATGTTAAAACCTAGCAGAAACGTCCACTTACATTAAAAAATGACGGTTAATTACCAAACCTCTTTTACTTGTCCTacctttgaaattttatttttgaatttttgaaatttaaaatataaaaaaaataaatgtgtaTAAGAAAGGTTTTGTTTTGTCTAATCAAGAACCTTTATTGTGAGGCTTAGAAGGTAAAATATGTGGATAAATTTGAGTAATtcaagggaaaaagaaagggaagCATTCAAGGCACAATCTTGAAAGCCTTCATCTTATCAATCCAAGTGATTAAAGAACTCTGGGAATTCCGGAAACCCAAAAACCCATGCTCCTTACTCTTATTCATACACAACATCGGCGACTCCATCGGCATCATCGACAACAGGATATCGACGAACCACCAAAACCCAACCTCCTCCAACCTCGTCTTCTGCAACTCCTTCTCATTCACTATCTTTTCCCACACACTTTCCTTCCCTTTCATCATCTCCTTCAACCCTACATTCTTCCCTTCCTCCAACCCATATTTCTCTATCCCAAACTGTTCCGCTAACACTTTCCACAAATGCTTCCACTTGAAAACATCCCCATTGTTCACGTTGAATGCTTCGTTCTTGGCGTACGGATCCACCGCCGCCCATATCTGATGCTCCGCGATCAAATCCGCATCCGAAACTTCCGAATAACATTCCCATGTGACTTTGTTTCCTGGGAACTGTAATGGTTTCCCTTCATATTTACAAATGGCGGCGTAAACGCAAAGGGTTCCGACGATGTTCATCAAACTGTAAGGCGAAAACCCAAATATAGTATTGGGTCGGTGTACCGACCATGTTAATCCTTGTTTTTTCTCGATTTCTTGTAAGAGGATGTCTTCTTGGACGTAGTAAAAGTTGGGAGTATTTAAGCGTGGCAAATCTTCGGTAAAAGGTGGATCATGCGGTTCGATTTTCCCCGACTTTATGTACTCGAACGATCCTACGTAATGCTTGGCTCCGGTTTGGAGGCAGATATGGTGGAGATTGGGTGCTTTCAGGATCAAGGTATGCAACACTTTGCGGAGCATCGAACCGTTGATTTCACAGTTATCGGTCTCCGTGGTTCGATTGACCCAGCTGACGTAGAAGATGTGTGTGACGTCGGTGAGTTGGGAGAGCTTGGATTCGGTGTCCTTGGGATCGGAGACGTCACACTGAATGTACTCGATCCGATGCTCGGCGTGCCAATGAGGCCTTGGGCGACGAGCCACCCCGTAAACTTTCCATGGACCGCCAGGGGTGTCGGATAATGGAAGGATTTCAGCCAAGCTGTTGCCCACAATGCCGGTCACTCCGACTACCAACGCAACGCTCTGGAAACTTTTGGGTGTTTCATCGTCCTCGAGTTTCTTCTGTAAAAGTtagaaaagaataaaacaaaaaaattaatcagCAATTTTGTAAAGCGTTTTGCGCAAACTATTTAAGGCATGAGAGAAGGAAAGCTTGCCTTAGCAGCGCCAATGGCAACAGCCCATCACCAGCTCATTTTTCAGATTGAAATATATTAAtctattttgttttcttaaaatGATAAAGTGTGTGTGTGCGAAGAATGATTTTCTATGGCGCTCATTTCTTGCAGTGTTCTTTAGATGCGCTATAAATTAGGAaaattaatgcaagaaggaaaatgtcaaattttatcatttctttttgggtaaattacaccaacagtcacccaACTTTGGGGTAACTGACAGAACAATCActtaggtttcatttcagtcactcaactttcaaaaagttacaaaatagtcccttttgTCGTTTTCCGTCACAGACATCATGAAAAAGTGACATGGCAGGTGACGGCGTCTAATATTTTCTTCTTCCCTAAACCCGTTTCTCCCCCCCCTCATTCTCTTTCCTCTTCCTTTAAAGAAATCCCTGGAATTTTCTTCTTCCGTAAACCCCACAAATTTCTTCTTACTTAGAAGACAAAACAAAGGCAATACTTGTAATTTacctttctcttcttttatttttgcttttcaaaTTAAAGTTCTGAGTTTCATTTCTCTCACAATCCCTCCCAAACTCTCTCCAATTGCAGTATACAATACTTGTTGTATACTTGTAAGTTGTAACGAGAAAATAGGCAATTCCTGCTTTTGCaaagataaaatttaatatggAAATTAGGACTAAAAATCTCAAAGAACGATGTCTGCATTCAAACTTATAGCAGAGAAAAACACAGTGAAAGAAAGGAcaaatttcaagcttttaatgggaaaattttttaaatggcTAGTAAATAACCATCAAGTTCTAATCCGGTTATGCTAATCAAGCAGTCGACAACTTGGCCAAATCTGGAATCGGAAGATCGTCTCACTCGCTTCTGCCAAATTCAACTTAATGCTTTAGGTTCAGCTTTTGTTCTTCGTTTTTACTTAAGCTTTCcaacagagaaaaaaaaagaagaaaaagatgaggaGTAATATGCCGTGCACCTAGAACAAAAATTTCCTTCTTTTCAAGCTCAAGTTCTTTGTTTCTCCTcctctttttaataacttttaattcaataCTTTTAATATCTTCAAGCCTATTCTTGGAGAAAGAAACAAGTTTTCAAAACTCGGAAGAACGGACAATTACAGTTAGGGCAAGACAGCAGTAAAATGATGTCCTTGGAGCAAATTCAGCATGTTTTGTTGCACACCTCTAAATTCTGCTTTGACGCAATATTCTACTAAAAAAATTTAGGTGGATTATTActatgaattatgaaataaactgttaaatatgactcctattttcagtcaaatttgaaaaataatctttcagttaaactctgtttacttgtttcaatcaaacactgattagtttagattatttttttattatttgatctatgaatttagcctataaataggctcttttacaaccttagaaaacatacccattagagattagaactcataacacatttagagaattttgtgtttacgttttgtggcttctttgttttcgagtttttggggtttagtttttatctccatcttttgtactcttcgttcttttgtcattatagtaaaattatctttacccgtagttttttatcctctttggaggggtctttccacgttaaatttgtgcgttcaatttctcaatttattccgcaattttcttgttcgttgcttaaccgGATCgaaatcctaacaagtggtatcaaagttagttcaattttcatagatcatcccattcagagatggcagcaacaagatttgaaattgagaagttcgatggtgagacaaatttcaatctttggcaagtttggatgatggcaattctagttcaatccggcttcaaaaaggttgttaccgggaaaaagcctgagaatctaaataaaacagaatgggaagagcttgatgaaaaggctttgtctgcagtccagttgtgcctcgcgaatatggtattgcaggaggtattgatggagaaaacctcatccgccttgtggaaaaggttagaaactctttatgcgactaagtctctggctaatcgtttagtgttgaaacaacgtctatttacgtttcgcatgaacgaaggtgagcatcttagagatcacatcagtcaatttattactcttttaaatgatttaaagaatgttgaggttcatattgacgataaagatcaggctatgctattattgtgctctttacccccttcatacaagtctttcagggagactctgatttatggcagagacaaactctcgttcgaagatgtgaagggtcatttgttgagtagagacaaactcgacaatgagtttcatttggatagcaagacagataggcaagcttccattttggtagcatcaaagaaacgagataaaaggtgtcgctattgtaaaaagttaggtcacgtcaaagcaagttgttataaactgcaaaataaaaaagctgctgagagtaacgaggaagatgtagctggtgctaatttggccgatgaaaatggtgatgatttcttgttagtgtcaacaagcgataacaccaagctcacgtccgagtggatcctagattcaggatatGCTTTCCACATGTGACCCAATAAATAATGGTTCTTCACATACAgttcgattgaaggtggagttgtgcgcatgggaaacgattcatctagtaaggtaattggtattggtactgttaaaattaagatgcacgatgagacaattaggacactctcaaatgtcaggtatgtatctgatttacgaaagaatctcatctccttaagtattttagacttgaaaggatgaaaaatcAACATCGacagtattttagacttgaaaggatgcaaaatcaacatcgactcgagcggcattaaagtatctcgtggagctttcgttttgttaaaaggtaaaagaaccggcagtctttatattctggaaggttacacagtgactggtgaaatcggatgtccctcgtccgttacggagttgaagtcaacttgtttggagcaaaggcaacttggtcataggagggaaaaatgtatgactgtttcgttgaagagaggttctcttttagatgcaggttttgaaaagttagggcactatgttcgtgaaaatcagacccgggttagctttgatttggcagtgtacaagtcgaaggctagaagtcttccagtttctaagcacaaattcgactcagttaattccctgcatagttcaagataggctcgtggtgggctttggcaaagatggtgttgtggaaatatgagtcaaggtggagatttgttaaatatgactcctattttcagtcaaatttgaaaaataatcttttagttaaactctgtttagttgtttcaatcaaacactgattagtttagattattttattattatttgatctatgaatttagcctataaataggctcttttacaaccttagaaaacatacccattagagattagaactcataacacatttagagaattttatgtttacgttttgtgggttctttgttttcgagttttgggggtttagtttttatctccatcttttgtactcttcgttcttttgtcattatagtaaaattatctttacctgtggttttttatcctctttggagaggtttttccacgttaaatttgtgcattcaatttctcaatttattccgcaattttcttgttcgttgcttaaccgGGTCGAAATCCTAACataaacaaaataatgaaaattttaaattggctTAAATTCTAAACCAATTCAAAGTGTTGAAATATAGAATCATTTTCAAAGCGCAGATAAATTGGATTTAGATTACAACCAAAGTAGAAAAGAAAACCTAATTCAAGCGGTGCAATTATTAAAACccaaaaaaagtaaaacataaagAACTCAAACTGACCAGAAGATTGAGGATGGTTGGAAGATCATTTgctattttcatttttgttagtTTCGGAGTCATTTTTGTTCGTGTCAGAGTTGAAAGAGGGGAGGGGATTAGAGCCTTTGATGGCCTAACCGATGGCAAAAAAGGAAACCCCAGCAAGAATAGCAGTGCCCCAGGCGTGAGAGTACCAACGACTGTACTGCCGGATGGCGTACCTCCATTGATCTCGAAGGGTAGAAGGGTCAGGGTTAGTAAGGTCTGGTGGGTTGGGGAAACAGACCCTTTGATGGCCCAAGAAATCAGAGGCAGCGTTGCTTTCGATTTCTGGGACTGAGTTATTAGGTGAAGAAGAGATGTTGTGATGGGATTGAGGCTTCTAATTTTTCAGAAGGTACTATCCTTTAGTGTTAATAATCATTTCAACCAActcagcagcagcagcagcagtagCAGCAACagcagaagaagaagaaaaagaagaagaagaagaagaattcaACCAACTCAGCAGCAGCAGAATAAAGCCACTTCACCAACGTAAATGTTAATCAGTGACTATTTCGTCACTTTTTTATAacgttagtgactgttttgtaacttttcgaaagttgagtgactaaaatgaaacctaggtgactgttttgtcagctacctCAAAGTTAGGTGACTGTTGGTGCAATTTaccctttctttttttacttattttttcatttcatgtctttgaaattttcaattcaatcttttaaCCCCttttatcacttaattaaaataataataatttgatggTTGAATTAATTAgtccaaaaattttatttaaattattcatctatttaaaagtttttcttAAAAAAGTTACATTAAAAAGCTTCAAGCGACGATTTGACAGTCAGTATGGTAGATTAGTATCCATCAACAAGTCGAATATCAAAGAAAAAacttgtttgaatttgatttgCAAATACGCGATCTCCAAAATGAATTGTAGAATAGGAAGGAAAAAAGAGTTTTCAATTGGTGACGTACGATCAAAGAAAGACATAGTAttgattttaacaattttattatggGGGTCGAGtccatcaaaaataatattcCTACGcctaaaaagtaaataaatagtaGTTATCATGTTGCACTCCAGGTAGCTATGGTGCCCACAATGTGTGACAatctatgaaaaataaaaaaggggaaattaaatatgattaaaataaaaaaatagaaatagccgtaaaaataaatagaaattaaataaatcgAATAAACAGATGTGATGATATTCTAGCTTTAGGCTCGACTTTAGTTTCAATTTCAAACGGATCATTGATAGTAG encodes:
- the LOC107951029 gene encoding uncharacterized protein isoform X2 translates to MASTLDRWEKDPFFAVAEEVQQSADRMESTYRTWIHAIKDGSSTWNLEELGRDLHTALSTTKWQLEEFEKAVQSSYYGNSSEEARDRHREFIVAIKNQNLKIEKYLQESASSEGKSPVPWVHLDEGECNELALFLSAPPLPGDKKLPPRVHGRASDLRRGINRESAPDFLKNASQSIEFSSSEVNNEKSYGHRRTASASPDIGAWKIAIVDDVLQQNSSNGQRFIPPRRVPSSGALSSTESAVKGQWSKNGIRKSATARHQESDAEFSRPPELARGNGECCEKSSGCVDCNDKQPIGWYGAIKRRLQRSKYQLKNSRPAQIAIWAFLVICLIVLIVLQTI
- the LOC107951031 gene encoding cytochrome b5, which produces MAGHTVYTLSEVSRHKSKNDCWLVIDGRVLNVTKFMEEHPGGEEVLLESAGKDATKEFNDIGHSKSAQNLLLKYQIGVLQGHTSKNNEQVGSTEEPKKKEMSAFVIKDDLTPKYAAVVEFAAPLLVAGSYFCYRYLTLSS
- the LOC107951027 gene encoding subtilisin-like protease SBT1.7, with the translated sequence MQSVNYSTEEMKPLKIKVAAIVVALSLCYACVIAEQAKRTYIVHIDKSNMPERFTHHSLWYDSSLKSVSKSASMLYTYENVIHGYSARLTPEEAESLGKQSGVLSVLPDVRYELHTTRTPEFLGLGNNSALISTTASTSEVIVGILDTGVWPELKSFDDSELGPVPSGWKGKCEVGQNFSSSSCNKKLIGARYYLQGYEAALGPIDETMESKSPRDDDGHGTHTATTAAGSAVPNANLLGYASGTARGMASHARVAIYKVCWLKGCFISDITAGMDRAIADGVDIMSMSIGGHITEYYLDIIAIGAFTAAAHGIFVSCSAGNEGPEAGSLLNVAPWITTVGAGTLDRDFPASITLGNNMRYTGVTLYNGKQLSNSTVPLVYGGSVSNSSSRSLCMDGSLIPEKVRGKIVVCDRGGSDRVEKGVVVKAAGGVGMILANTLNFGEELLADAHLLPSAAVGQIAGDSIKKYISSDPNPTATIGPGTTMLGVQPSPVVAAFSSRGPNPVTPAIFKPDIIAPGVNILAGWTGEVGPTGLAIDQRHVNFNIVSGTSMSCPHVSGLAAILRAAHPEWSPAAIKSALMTTAYSTYPNGEKIKDVATGGPATPFDYGAGHVDPIAALDPGLIYDTTIDDYLGFLCALNYTSSQIKATTQTNFTCQKSKKYTLGDFNYPSFSVPFQTGSRSTVKYTRTITNVGVPATYKISLYSQTQAVKMSVVPAILSFSAQYEKQSYTVTFRAISMPPGSTGFARLEWSDGKHIVRSPIAYIWT
- the LOC107951029 gene encoding uncharacterized protein isoform X1, giving the protein MASTLDRWEKDPFFAVAEEVQQSADRMESTYRTWIHAIKDGSSTWNLEELGRDLHTALSTTKWQLEEFEKAVQSSYYGNSSEEARDRHREFIVAIKNQNLKIEKYLQESASSEGKSPVPWVHLDEGECNELALFLSAPPLPGDKKLPPRVHGRASDLRRGINRESAPDFLKNASQSIEFSSSEVNNEKSYGHRRTASASPDIGAWKIAIVDDVLQQNSSNGQRFIPPRRVPSSGALSSTESAVKGQWSKNGIRKSATARHQESDAEFSRPPELARGNGECCEKSSGCVDCNDKQPIGWYGAIKRRLQRSKYQLKNSRPAQIAIWAFLVICLIDNMKRTRIILDRHFTVAGELFG
- the LOC107951029 gene encoding uncharacterized protein isoform X3 → MLEEFEKAVQSSYYGNSSEEARDRHREFIVAIKNQNLKIEKYLQESASSEGKSPVPWVHLDEGECNELALFLSAPPLPGDKKLPPRVHGRASDLRRGINRESAPDFLKNASQSIEFSSSEVNNEKSYGHRRTASASPDIGAWKIAIVDDVLQQNSSNGQRFIPPRRVPSSGALSSTESAVKGQWSKNGIRKSATARHQESDAEFSRPPELARGNGECCEKSSGCVDCNDKQPIGWYGAIKRRLQRSKYQLKNSRPAQIAIWAFLVICLIDNMKRTRIILDRHFTVAGELFG